TATCGCTGCACCCGGCCGAGGCAGTCCTCCAGCGAGGTCGCCTCACCGAGATCGAGGCCGGACAGCGACAGCCCCAGAGCGGTCACGTGGACGTGGGTGTCGACGAACGCCGGAGTGACGAACGCGCCGGCCAGATCCACGATCTCGGCGTCGGGATGCAGTGCACGACCGGCCCGGTCGTCACCGACCCAGACGACGGTGCCGTCCGTGACGGCCATCGACGTGGCGTCGGGTGCGAAAGAACTGTAGATGCGGCCACCGACCAGCAGTTGGGTACTCACAGCCACCCAGTGTGCCCGCCCGAGAGTGCGGGCGACGTCTCAGGGTGCGGACCCCTTCAGGGGAGGACGGACCGCCCGGGGGTGGACGTTCCCGGGGCCGGGTCGGACGCGCCGCCCCTGCGGACGCCGTCCTCGAAGACCTCGTCGACGACCTCGCCCTCGACCACGTCACCGTCGACCACCCGGCCGGGCCCGTAACCGCCGCGCATCCGGCCGAACGTGTTCGCGCCCGTGACGAGGACGGCGGCACGGCGACCCGCCAGCAGTACGGCGAGCGGGCGCACCGCCCAGCGCGTGGGAGGCAGGAGCAGCGCCAGGCCGAGAACGGAGGTCACCAGTCCGGGAACGAACATCAGCACAGAACCGGCGGCGACGAGCGCGCCGTCCGCCACCGCGGTGCCGGGTTCGCCGCGGCCCGCTGCCGCCTTGCGGAATCCCTCGACGACGCGGCGCCACTGCGAACGCATGAGGATCAGGCCGACGGCCGTGCCCGCCAGCAACAGCAGCACCGTCCAGACGGCTCCGATCGCGCTGCCGACGACGATGAGCGCCGTCACCTCCACGAATACGTAGAGCAGAAACAGCACGGCGTACATGACGCCCCCTTTCCGGACGGCGGGTGGACTGGGCGGAGCGGTGCCGTCTGCCGGGTCAACGAACGGGACGCCGGAATTGCTCCCGGCGCTCGGAAGGTCCAGATCACATTTTCACCCCGATTCGGACAATGCGCCTATCCGTCGCGAAGTTGACAGTGAAACTCACCACGTGATCCAGTTCACTCGTCGGGATCACGTTGTCCCCCTCACTCAGGAGTCCACATGAGACGCTCTTCCCTGCTTCGTCGTGCGAGCGTGGTCGTCGCAAGCGCTGCCGCCGCAGTCCTCGTCGGCGCCGGCACCGCGTCCGCAGCACCGGCCCCCGGCCCGGCCGATGCCGTGGCCGAGTTGCAGGCACTGGCCGCAGCCCATTCCCCTGCGGCCGTCGAGGCCGCGTCCGCACTGGCGGACAGCCTGCTCGTTCCGCAGGACATCCTCGTCACATTGCCGGAGACCTTCCTCTATCCGGCACCCACCCTCGGTTGCGGAGTCGGCGACCTGCCGATCACGTTTACCATCGCCACCGCGCAACCCGGCTTCAACCTCGCGCCTTTCCTCATTCAGCAAGGCGAGCTGCGGTTCCAGGCACTGCCGCTGGACATCGCCATTCCGTCGGGCTCGGATCTGACCGTGCTGTGGATCAACCTCAGCACCTTCCAGGTCGGCAGCGCCGCGCTGGACGACACGGCGTTGGGCGTTCCGACCTTCTCCAAGACCGTCGAGACCGGAGAGGGCCCGGTCCTCGCCGCACTGTTCGGCGGTACCAGCTATCTCGGCGGCGGAGAGTGCTTCGTTCTCCCCACGGTCGGGATCTTCGAAGCCTGACCGCCAGACCACGCACACCAGCATGGGAGGTGTCGGCCTACGAGCCCGGGCGTACCAGCCCGGTCTCGTAGGCCAGCACCACTGCCTGGACCCGGTCCCGGCAGTCCAACTTCGTGAGAATCCGCCCGATGTGCGACTTCACGGTCGACTCCGACAGGTACAGGAGCCCGGCGATCTCCTGGTTGGACCGGCCGGTCGCCACGTGGACCAGTACTTCCCGCTCACGGTCGGTGAGTGACTCGAGAATCGCCGGGTCGCGGGTGGCCTGCGGTCCGTCGTCGAGGAACCGGGCGAGGAGCCGCCGGGTGACCCGTGGCGACACCACCGCATCGCCGGCGGCGACACTGCGGATCGCCGACACCAGATCCTCCGGCGGAGTGTCCTTGAGTAGAAAGCCGCTCGCTCCGGCCCGCAGCGCCCCCATCGCGTGCTCGTCCAGATCGAACGTCGTCATCACCAGTACGCGAGTGCGGTCCCCCGCGGCGAGGATCTGTTCGGTGGCGCTCACTCCGTCCACGACGGGCATCCGGACGTCCATCAGCACGACGTCGGGCTCGAGCCGGCGTGCCGCCGTGATCGCCGCCGCGCCGTCACCGGCTTCCCCCACCACGGTGATGTCCTCCTGGGCGTCGAGCACCATCGTCAGACCCATCCGCATCAGTTCCTGGTCGTCGACGAGTAGCACGGTGATCGGCACGGCGCCAACCTAACACCACGCTCCGGGCCTCGGCTTCCGATATCCGGGCACCCCTTCCCGCGCGGCCCGGCCCTACCCGCGGACGTGGCACCCCACAGACGAGCGACGGGTCAGTAAAGTCCCCGTAATCCGACCACGCGGCCCTCTGCTGCCGGGTGGTCGACGCCGTCCTCGACCCTGGGAGTGTTCATGCTCGTGCCCCACCGGATGTCTCGCCGCTTCGGGGTGACGGTCGCGGCCGCGACCGTCGCGCTTCTCGGGATCCTGTCGACCCCGATCGCGCACGCGCAGTCGTCCACCGGGTCGACGGGCGACCCCGTGGTGAGCGGAACCCAGCCCGCGCCACGGGCGCCGCTGCCGGGTTGGCGGGAGATCTTCGTCGACGACTTCACCACCGACGCACCGCGAGGCAGCTTCGCGAACTCCGAGTGCGCGAACCCCCGCAAGATCGTCTACACCGGTACGGAGGGCACGCGATGGCGCGCCTACCCGGAGTGCTACCTGGATACCTACAACAAGAATCCGTATCGCGCGGACCGGGTGCTCAGCGCCCACGACGGAGTGCTCGACTACCACCTGCACGAGCTGGACGGCCGTCGCGCCGGTGCCAACCTGTCTCCGGTGATCGACGGCGACGACCAGGGACAGGTGTACGGCCGGTACTCGGCGCGCATCAAGGTCAGTCATCCGTTGATCACCGGCTACCGGTTGGCGATGCTGCTGTGGCCCGAGTCCGAGCGCTGGCCCGAGGACGGGGAGATCAACTTCCCGGAAGGGCCGCTGACCGGACCGATCTACGGGTTCCACCACTTCGCCGAGCCCGGCGCGACCCCGAACTCGCAGGCGCTGTCCGACGTCGACTACTCCGGCTACACCGACTGGAGAGTCGTCACGATCGAGTGGACGCCCACGGTGGTCCGTCTCGTCCTGGACGACAAGGTCCTGCTCGAGGAGAGTCGCGGTATCCCGACGACGCCGATGCGATGGCAGCTGCAGCTCGAATCGAGCCTGTATCCGGCGATCGGCGGCGGCAACTTCCTCGTCGACTGGGTGACGGTGCACGCCTGGGACGGCGCATAGCGCGACCCGTCGGTCCGGGTACGACCGCCGTAACACCCTCCGGCCTTCAGTCGTCGGCCACGGGCAACACGACGTGCACGCGCCAGCTCCCGTCGGGGCGCGGCCCCGCAGCCAGGGTCCCGTCGAGGACGGCCACGCGTTCGCGCATCCCCACCAGCCCGTTGCCCGAGCCGAGAGTGAATCGTCCCGCGCCGTGCCCGTTGTCGGTGATGTCGATGGTGACCGCGTCGTCGGACCGCACGACCTGTACTCGTGCCCGGGGCTGCTCACCGGCATGGCGCAGGACGTTCGTGAGCGACTCCTGGACCACACGATGGATTCCCAGGTTCACGGCCGGTGCCACGTCGTCCAGTTCGCCGGTCATCACCAGTTCGACGCGCAGGCCGGCGTCTCGCATCATCTCCACCACCCGAGCCAGGCCGGCCGTTCCGTGCTGGGGTAACGCATCGAGAGCCGGGTCGGTACGCAACAGGGAGACCGTGCGACGTAGTTCGGAGAGCGCCTGTCGTCCGGTCGAGGAGATGTTGGCGAGCGCCTTCCTGGCGGCCGCCGGATTCGTCGTGAGTGCGTACGAGGCTCCGTCGGCCTGCACCACCATCACACTCACCGCATGGGCGACCACGTCGTGCAGTTCGCGGGCGATCCGGGTGCGCTCGGCCGCCACGGCCTCCTCCGCGCGCCGTTCCCGGTCGTAGTCGGCGACGGCCAGCCGTGCTTCCACCTCCTGGTCGTAGGCACGGCGGGCGCCGAGAAACTCCGCCGCCATCCAGGACAGGGCGTAGATCAGGGCGACGAATGCGAGCGTCGACGCCACCTCCTGGTCGATCAGCCACATCGACAGCAGCGTGTCGAGAATCAACGCGGCCAGGTACACGAGACCGGCCCGTCGACCGACGTAGACGACGAGCGTGTACAGCATCACCGCCAGCGCCAGGAGCGCCGGATGTTCCACGGCCGCCGGATCGTCCAGTCCGTAGCTGACGAACGTCGAGGTGACCGACATGAGCACGATCGCGCCGGCCGCGGTCATCGGGTACCGGCGTCGCCACACGACGGGTATGCAGATGAACGCTCCGAGGAGCAGCTGCCGCCAGTTTCCGGTCGTGGCGAACACGAAGATCTCGAGGACGAACAGGACGGCCGCCAGGATGGCGTCCGCGACCATGGGTTTGCCGCGGAGCCACAGGCTGAATCTGCGCATGCTCACAGAGTAGGGACCCCACCCCCACCCCCGCCGCCGCCGGTCCGTCGCCGCGGTGCTGTGATTGAGCGATGGATGTCGGTGACTGGATGCTGTTGCTCACCGCGGCGACGGCGGCAGGCTGGGTCGATGCGGTGGTCGGCGGTGGTGGCCTGATCCTGCTCCCGGCACTGTTTCTCGTCCTCCCCCAGCTGACTCCGCAGGCCGCTCTCGCGACGAACAAGCTCACCGCGTCGACCGGAACCGCCGCAGCGGTGTGGACGTTCGCGCGCCGGATCCCCATGAACTGGCGGGTGTTGATTCCCGCCGGTGTGTTGTCGGCGGTCACCGCCGCGGCCGGTGCCGCGACAGTGTCGCTCATCGACAAGGACGTCTTCATCCCGGTGATCATGGTCGTGCTGGTGGCCGTCGCCGTGTTCGTCACCGCCCGGCCACAGTTGGGGACGGTGCTCGCGCACACCCAGCCGTCCGCGCGGAAGACGGCCGCGGTCGTCGGCCTGGCCGCCGCCCTGATCGGCTACTACGACGGAATACTCGGCCCGGGTACAGGCACCTTCCTGATCATCAGCTTCGCGACGTTCCTCGGCACCGAGTTCGTCCGGAGCGCCGCCATGGCCAAGGTGATCAACCTCGGATCCAACATCGGCGCACTGACGTTCTTCGCCGTCACCGGGCACGTGTGGTGGACGCTCGGCCTCGCGATGGCCGTCTGCAACGTCGCGGGCGCGGTGATCGGCTCGCGCATGGCAATCGACAAGGGCGCCGGATTCGTCCGGGTCACGCTGCTGATCGTGGTCGTGGCGATGGTGATTCGCCTCGGCTGGCAACAATTCGGGTAGCACCGCTGCCCGTGCGGCACTGGGGCTACGGTGGTCCCGTGACGAACACGCGGGGGGTGGACCCCGATTTCCTGGCCCTGCCGTTGCGGGAACTGGCCGACGCCGCACTGACGGCGGCGCGCGCCGCGGGCGCCGATCACGCGGATCTGCGCGTACACCGGCTGGTGCAACAGTCGATCCGCCTGCGCGACGCGGAGGTCCAGGCCGACGTGCACACGGTCGAGATCGGCTTCGCCGTCCGCGTACTGGTCGACGGTACGTGGGGCTTCGCATCGCATCCGGAGCTGACCGCCGAGCGCGCCGCGGAGACCGCCCGCCAGGCCGTCACCGTGGCCCGGACCCTGCGCGTGCTCAACCACGAACACGTCGTTCTCGCCGACGAACCCGTCTACCCGGACGTCAGCTGGGTGTCCGAGTACGCCCTGGACCCGTTCGAGGTGCCCGGCGCGGAGAAAGTCGGCCTCCTCACCGATTACTCCCGGCGGCTGCTGGACACGACCGGTGTCGATCACGTCACCACGTCCTGCCTGCTGGTCAAGGAGCAGACCTTCTACGCAGACGTGGCCGGTTCGGCGATCACCCAACAGCGTGTCCGGGTACACCCGGAGTTCGAGGCGGTGGCCGTCGACCGCGACGGCGGATTCGACAGCATGCGCACCCTCGCTCCCCCGGCCGGGCGCGGCTGGGAGTACCTCGGTGCGGACAGCACCTGGGACTGGGACGGCGAACTCGCCCGCATCCCGGGGGATCTCGCCGAGAAGCTCCGGGCGCCGACCGTGGAGCCGGGGCCCACCGATCTGGTGATCGACCCGACGAACCTCTGGCTGACCATCCACGAATCGATCGGCCACGCCACCGAGTACGACCGGGCCATCGGCTACGAAGCCGCCTATGCGGGAACGTCCTTCGCCACCCCGGACCAACTCGGGTCCCTCCGCTACGGCAGCGATTTCATGCACGTGACCGCCGATCGCACGTTCGCCCACGGGCTCGCCTCGGTCGGCTACGACGACGAGGGCGTGGCCACCGGGTCGTGGGACCTCATCCGGGACGGGGTCCTCGTCGGATACCAACTCGACCGTTCCTTCGCGCCGCGCCTGGGCTTGGCGCGTTCCAACGGATGCTCCTACGCGGATTCCGCGCATCACGTGCCGATCCAGCGGATGGCCAACGTGTCCCTGCAGCCCGATCCGGCCGTGGACCGCAGCACCGCCGACCTCGTCGCCGACGTCGAGGACGGCATCTACGTCGTCGGAGACAAGTCGTGGTCGATCGACATGCAGCGATACAACTTCCAGTTCACCGGCCAGCGGTTCTACCGCATCCGGAACGGGGCGCTGGCCGGCCAGGTGCGGGACGTGGCGTACCAGGCCACGACCACCGAATTCTGGGGGTCGATGGAGGCGGTCGGCGGTGCGTCGACGTGGCGACTGGGGGGCGCGTTCAATTGCGGCAAGGCGCAACCCGGCCAGGTGGCGGCCGTCAGTCACGGGTGCCCGTCGGCACTGTTCCGCGGCGTGAACGTGCTCAACACCAGGACGGAGAGCGGACGATGATCCCGGCGCAACAACTCGTCGAACAGGTCCTCACCCTCGCATCCGTGGACGACACGATCGTGCTCGTCACGGACACCAGCGACGCCTCACTGCGGTGGGCGCGCAGTTCGATGACCACCAATGGCATCTCGACCTCGCGGCGCTGGTCGGTGATCTCGGTCGTGCGCGACGGTGACCGGGCCCGGGTCGGTGTGGTCACGACGGGCACCGTGGACGCCGCCGACGTGTCCGCGGTGGTGCGGGCCAGCGAGGAGGCGGCTCGCGGCGCGGAGCCCGCCCCGGATGCACGGGAGCTCGTCCACGCCGGAGTGATCGACGAGCACTGGGGCGAGCGAGCCGAGGGCACGGAGATCGGTGTCTTCGAACAGCTGGCCCAGGACCTCGCCCGCGGATTCGACAGCGGCGCAGACCTGTACGGGTTCGCCGAACACAGCGTGCAGACCGTCTGGCTCGGCACGTCCGCGGGAGTGCGCCGCCGGTTCGTGCAGCCGACCGGGTCGGTGGAGATCAACGGCAAGCGCGGCGACGACAGCGCCTGGGTGGGCGTGAGCACCCGCGACTTCACCGACGTGGCGAGCACGAAGATGCTCGAGGACCTGCATACCCGGCTGGATTGGGCGGCGCGCAGGATCGATCTGCCCGCAGGCAGATACGAGACCCTGCTACCGCCGTCGGCCGTGGCCGATCTGATGATCTACCTGATGTGGTCCATGGACGGTCGTGCCGCCCAGGAAGGCCGTTCGGCGCTGTCCGCACCCGGCGGTGGCACGCGGGTCGGCGAGCAGCTCTCGACGCTGCCGCTCACCCTGTACTCGGACCCGCATGCGCTGGGAATGCAGTATGCGCCTTTCGTCGCCACATCCGCCTCGTCGGATTCGGTCTCGGTCTTCGACAACGGCATGGACGCCGGGCGGGTCGACTGGGTGCACGAGGGCGCCGCGGCGGCCCTCGCGTACCCGAGGGCCGCCGCGGCCGAATTCGGCACCACCGCAGCGGTTCCCGGCGACAACCTGATCCTCGAGGGCGGCGGACCGGTCGGCCTCGACGAGATGGTTGCCGCCACCGAACGCGGTCTGCTGCTGTCCACGCTGTGGTACATCCGTGAGGTGGACCCGGCGACGCTGCTGCTCACCGGCCTGACCAGGGACGGGGTGTATCTCGTCGAGGACGGCCAGGTCACCGGCTCGGTCAACAACTTCCGGTTCAAC
This genomic interval from Rhodococcus triatomae contains the following:
- a CDS encoding FxsA family protein codes for the protein MYAVLFLLYVFVEVTALIVVGSAIGAVWTVLLLLAGTAVGLILMRSQWRRVVEGFRKAAAGRGEPGTAVADGALVAAGSVLMFVPGLVTSVLGLALLLPPTRWAVRPLAVLLAGRRAAVLVTGANTFGRMRGGYGPGRVVDGDVVEGEVVDEVFEDGVRRGGASDPAPGTSTPGRSVLP
- a CDS encoding response regulator, with product MPITVLLVDDQELMRMGLTMVLDAQEDITVVGEAGDGAAAITAARRLEPDVVLMDVRMPVVDGVSATEQILAAGDRTRVLVMTTFDLDEHAMGALRAGASGFLLKDTPPEDLVSAIRSVAAGDAVVSPRVTRRLLARFLDDGPQATRDPAILESLTDREREVLVHVATGRSNQEIAGLLYLSESTVKSHIGRILTKLDCRDRVQAVVLAYETGLVRPGS
- a CDS encoding glycoside hydrolase family 16 protein encodes the protein MLVPHRMSRRFGVTVAAATVALLGILSTPIAHAQSSTGSTGDPVVSGTQPAPRAPLPGWREIFVDDFTTDAPRGSFANSECANPRKIVYTGTEGTRWRAYPECYLDTYNKNPYRADRVLSAHDGVLDYHLHELDGRRAGANLSPVIDGDDQGQVYGRYSARIKVSHPLITGYRLAMLLWPESERWPEDGEINFPEGPLTGPIYGFHHFAEPGATPNSQALSDVDYSGYTDWRVVTIEWTPTVVRLVLDDKVLLEESRGIPTTPMRWQLQLESSLYPAIGGGNFLVDWVTVHAWDGA
- a CDS encoding sensor histidine kinase, with amino-acid sequence MRRFSLWLRGKPMVADAILAAVLFVLEIFVFATTGNWRQLLLGAFICIPVVWRRRYPMTAAGAIVLMSVTSTFVSYGLDDPAAVEHPALLALAVMLYTLVVYVGRRAGLVYLAALILDTLLSMWLIDQEVASTLAFVALIYALSWMAAEFLGARRAYDQEVEARLAVADYDRERRAEEAVAAERTRIARELHDVVAHAVSVMVVQADGASYALTTNPAAARKALANISSTGRQALSELRRTVSLLRTDPALDALPQHGTAGLARVVEMMRDAGLRVELVMTGELDDVAPAVNLGIHRVVQESLTNVLRHAGEQPRARVQVVRSDDAVTIDITDNGHGAGRFTLGSGNGLVGMRERVAVLDGTLAAGPRPDGSWRVHVVLPVADD
- a CDS encoding sulfite exporter TauE/SafE family protein, with protein sequence MDVGDWMLLLTAATAAGWVDAVVGGGGLILLPALFLVLPQLTPQAALATNKLTASTGTAAAVWTFARRIPMNWRVLIPAGVLSAVTAAAGAATVSLIDKDVFIPVIMVVLVAVAVFVTARPQLGTVLAHTQPSARKTAAVVGLAAALIGYYDGILGPGTGTFLIISFATFLGTEFVRSAAMAKVINLGSNIGALTFFAVTGHVWWTLGLAMAVCNVAGAVIGSRMAIDKGAGFVRVTLLIVVVAMVIRLGWQQFG
- a CDS encoding TldD/PmbA family protein, which gives rise to MTNTRGVDPDFLALPLRELADAALTAARAAGADHADLRVHRLVQQSIRLRDAEVQADVHTVEIGFAVRVLVDGTWGFASHPELTAERAAETARQAVTVARTLRVLNHEHVVLADEPVYPDVSWVSEYALDPFEVPGAEKVGLLTDYSRRLLDTTGVDHVTTSCLLVKEQTFYADVAGSAITQQRVRVHPEFEAVAVDRDGGFDSMRTLAPPAGRGWEYLGADSTWDWDGELARIPGDLAEKLRAPTVEPGPTDLVIDPTNLWLTIHESIGHATEYDRAIGYEAAYAGTSFATPDQLGSLRYGSDFMHVTADRTFAHGLASVGYDDEGVATGSWDLIRDGVLVGYQLDRSFAPRLGLARSNGCSYADSAHHVPIQRMANVSLQPDPAVDRSTADLVADVEDGIYVVGDKSWSIDMQRYNFQFTGQRFYRIRNGALAGQVRDVAYQATTTEFWGSMEAVGGASTWRLGGAFNCGKAQPGQVAAVSHGCPSALFRGVNVLNTRTESGR
- a CDS encoding metallopeptidase TldD-related protein encodes the protein MIPAQQLVEQVLTLASVDDTIVLVTDTSDASLRWARSSMTTNGISTSRRWSVISVVRDGDRARVGVVTTGTVDAADVSAVVRASEEAARGAEPAPDARELVHAGVIDEHWGERAEGTEIGVFEQLAQDLARGFDSGADLYGFAEHSVQTVWLGTSAGVRRRFVQPTGSVEINGKRGDDSAWVGVSTRDFTDVASTKMLEDLHTRLDWAARRIDLPAGRYETLLPPSAVADLMIYLMWSMDGRAAQEGRSALSAPGGGTRVGEQLSTLPLTLYSDPHALGMQYAPFVATSASSDSVSVFDNGMDAGRVDWVHEGAAAALAYPRAAAAEFGTTAAVPGDNLILEGGGPVGLDEMVAATERGLLLSTLWYIREVDPATLLLTGLTRDGVYLVEDGQVTGSVNNFRFNESPLDLLRRVSEAGHTERTLPREWKDWFTRTAMPALRIPDFHMSSVSRAS